From the Gadus chalcogrammus isolate NIFS_2021 chromosome 15, NIFS_Gcha_1.0, whole genome shotgun sequence genome, one window contains:
- the LOC130404364 gene encoding C-X-C motif chemokine 9-like, whose translation MCPGERESGDISSSMKCSVQSLCGLAVFSFCCTLISVRETESTYIPGRCVCPVTRNRVQGILKDLKITPKNPSCDRVTVIVVLKNDQEVCVNPSAPLGRHLTHCWKRSTKLNRNVRNCLRRKRRRGPQHRPSAQGPGAHNRPPRSPPASS comes from the exons ATGTGTCCCGGAGAGAGGGAAAGCGGTGACATCAGCTCCAGCATGAAGTGCTCTGTGCAATCGCTCTGCGGGCTCGCCGTGTTCAGCTTCTGCTGTACACTGATCTCCG TACGAGAGACAGAAAGCACATATATCCCAGGAAGGTGTGTCTGTCCTGTGACCAGGAATAGGGTCCAAGGGATCCTGAAGGACCTCAAAATCACCCCCAAAAACCCCAGCTGTGACCGAGTAACAGTGAT AGTGGTCCTGAAGAACGATCAGGAGGTGTGTGTGAACCCCAGCGCCCCCCTGGGGAGGCACCTGACGCACTGCTGGAAGAG gTCGACCAAACTGAATCGCAACGTGAGGAACtgtctgaggaggaagaggaggagagggccccAGCACCGGCCCTCAGCGCAGGGCCCGGGGGCTCACAACAGACCACCGAGGTCCCCGCCGGCCTCCTCTTAA
- the LOC130404367 gene encoding protein DEPP-like — MKRRWSLLLPTITETLEDPASPPLPTPASPTPDDYMASIQALARPLEALNPGPSRLQRAARPRLFSKAQTKHSGAALLPRGSPRSLRAGGERLTLRTVEERDCRGRDPVDWLYGQAQMRT, encoded by the coding sequence ATGAAACGCAGATGGTCTCTCCTGCTGCCCACCATCACTGAGACCCTGGAGGACCCCGCGTCGCCCCCCCTGCCCACCCCGGCCTCCCCCACCCCGGACGACTACATGGCCAGCATCCAGGCTCTCGCCCGGCCCCTGGAGGCCCTCAACCCGGGGCCCTCCCGGCTCCAGAGGGCCGCCCGGCCGCGGCTCTTCTCCAAGGCCCAGACGAAGCACTCGGGAGCGGCTCTACTTCCACGTGGATCCCCTCGCAGCTTAAGGGCCGGCGGGGAGAGGCTGACCCTCAGGACGGTGGAGGAGCGGGACTGCAGAGGCAGGGACCCCGTGGACTGGCTGTACGGACAGGCCCAGATGAGGACTTAA